The Vibrio sp. STUT-A11 region CCTAGATAAAATTGTGTTTTTCTGCGCGGTTGTCCGGTTAGGCTCGTTTCGAGAAGCCGCGTTGCAGCAAGGGATCTCGCCTGCCGCAGGAAGCCGCTGGGTGAAAGAGCTCGAAGAGTCGCTGTCGGTTGAGCTGATAAAGCGAAGCACTCGCCAGCTTGTGACCACACAAGCAGGTCAGCTTCTGTATGATAAATTCGCCCCTTTACTGCCAGATATCGCCAGTTTATGCGAAGAGGTGCAAAATCTGGCAGAGGAACAACAGGGTGAAATAAAGCTTTCTTCGACGCCCTTATTCGCCCGGCAATATTTAACTAAAATTGTTGCAGAGTATATGACGCTGCACCCGCAGGTGAATTTCAAAATATTCATTGAAGCGGGGGAATTTGATCCTCTCAATGTTGATTTTGCCTTTCGTGCCAGCGCGAGTTATCAGGGTGAACCAGAGAAAGACTCGTTACTCGTTAAGCGCCGCATGTTACGAGAGCCTTTGTATTTGTGTGCTTCCAAATACTACCTGGAGCAGCATGGAACGCCTGAAAATCCTCAAGACCTCAGCCAACATCGCTGTTTGTATGCTCGAACGCTGGTGGGTGGGAATCGTTGGTGCTTTGAGTATCAGGGAGAGGTAGAAATCGTGACCATTTGTGACACCCTGGAGTGTGACAACAGTGAAATGCTCTTGGATCTTGCCTTGGAACACGCCGGCATTGCCTATCTTCCGCACTCTTTGGTCTCTGACTCAATAGAGAGAGGTGAGCTTGTTCATATCCTGCAAGATCACCACTGTGCCAGTTTCGATATCAATATGTTTTACCGTCCACGCTCACCAATGCCAGAGCGTTGCAGTGGTTTCAAAGAATACCTCTATAGACGAGTAGGAGAGCTATGCGATCATTCCTAATATGAAATTCTCAATCTCTAATTCTGCAATTAACATCTGGGTAACATCGCACTAAGCTGAAAACCAATAAAGTACAGTAACTAAGGAAGGTTAATGTGGTTACTAAATTGACAGCAGAACAAGCGGCAGAGTGGATTGAAGATGGCGACGCGGTCTTACTGGGTGGTTTTATCGGTAGCGTAGTACCGGAAGCGATTGAAAGAGCAATAGGCGAACGTTTTAGAGACACTCAGTCACCGCGAGATTTAACGCTGTTATTTGCTGCAGGCCAAGGAGACGGTCAAGGCCGGGCAATCAACCACTTAGCGGAACAAGGGTTAGTGAAATGCGCTATTGGCGGGCACTGGGGGCTGGTTCCTAAACTTCAGCAGTTAGCGGTAGATAACCTCATACAAGGATACAACTTACCGCAGGGTATCATCTCCCACTTACTCCGAGATACGGCGGCAGGTAAGTTGGGCACCGTGAGTAAAGTTGGCTTAGGTACCTTTGTGGACCCGCGTTTAGAGGGTGGAAAAATAAATCAGGCGACGTCCGATGATTGGGTAGAACTGATTGAGCTCGGTGGAGAGGAGCATCTTTTTTATCATAAGCTACCTGTGACGGTGTCTATCCTTCGCGGAACGACCGCAGATGAGAATGGCAACATTACCATGGAAGATGAATGCTTGATCGTCGAAAGTCTGGCGGCGGCACAAGCGGCACGTAACAACGGCGGTAAGGTCATTGTACAGGTCAAACAAATAGTGCCAGCCGGAAAACTTGACCCTCATGCGGTTAAGATTCCGGGAATCTTCGTCGATGCGGTTGTTGTGTGTGAAGATCCAACGGAGCACATGCAAACTTTCGCAACCATGATGAACCCCGAGTTTGTTGGTATTGAAAATGTAAGTGACAACGTCACAAAAAACTCATTCTCATCGACCCAATCAAAGCTTGACGCAAAAACCATCATTGCCCGCCGAGCGGCAATGGAGCTTAAACCCAACTCCATTCTCAATTTGGGCATTGGTACGCCGGAATACATTGCTGAGGTCGCTAAGCAAGCCGACATACTTGATCAATTTACCTTAACCGTAGAACCCGGAGCAGTAGGTGGGATGCCGCAAAGCGGTCTCGATTTTGGTGCTGCTCGTTTACCTCAGGCGATTATCGGCCAAGACCAGATGTTTGATTTTTATGATGGTGGTGGTGTTGACCAAGCCTTTCTCGGATTGGCGCAAAGTGACGTTACTGGGAATATAAACGTATCACGCTTTGGTAGTAAAATCGCTGGCTGTGGCGGCTTTATTAACATTACTCAAAACGCCAAACAGGTTTACTTCTGTGGCACCTTTACCGCGCAAGGCCTAGCAGTGGAAGTGGACAATCAGGCTGTTAGTATCGCCCAAGAAGGGAAGCAGAAGAAGTTCATCAAGCGGGTTGAGCAAATCACTTTCAGCGCAGCCCAAGCATTAAACAAAAATAAACCGGTAATGTACATTACTGAGCGTGCCGTGTTCCAACTCTCTCCGTCTGGATTAGAGCTGATTGAAATCGCCCCTGGGGTGGATTTAGACAAAGACATCCTTCAGCGGATGGAGTTCACACCTGTCATCAGCCCGTCACTGAAAGTAATGCCAAATGCCATCTTCCAGCCATCATTCGAACTTACTTTATAAATGCTGGATAACTATTTAATTTCTACCAAAGGATTAGGATATGTTTGAAAACAAAGTCTGCTTAGTCACTGGCGCGGCGCAAGGTATCGGCCGAGCGATTGTGGAACGATTTGCCAACAATGGCGCACAGTGTGTTTACGCCTTGGATGTCAACGCTCAAACTTTGCAAAGTGCGTTTAGTGACAACGAAAATGTTAAACCAGTGGTCATCAATATTTGTGACAGACAGGCCATTCAACTTTTGGTTGAAAACATCAGAGAAACCCATGGTCGAATCGATGTGTTAGTGAATAACGCTGGAGTTACCCGCGACGCACTATTGGAAAAAATGACGGAACAAGACTGGGACTTGGTGATCGACGTTAACCTCAAAGGTGTTTTTAATCTCACTCAAGCAGTTGCACCAATTATGATGGCAAACAATTATGGCTCTATTGTCACCATGTCTTCGGTAGTGGGGACCGACGGTAATATTGGACAGTCTAACTACGCAGCAACCAAAGGTGGCGTGATCGCGATGACGAAAGGCTGGGCTAAAGAGTTTGCTCGTAAAGGTGCCCAAGTTCGCGCTAACTGTGTTGCTCCTGGTTTTATTGAGACCCCGATGACAGCCGACTTACCTACCAAAGTCCTCGAACTCATGAAACAGAAGACACCGCTCGGCAGAATGGGCACCTCAGAAGATATCACCAATGGCGTCGAATTTTTGGCCAGTGACAAGTCTAGCTTTATTACTGGTCAGGTGTTAAAGATCGATGGCGGCTTAGTTTTGTAACGTCATGAAGATAACCGTTGGAGAGCGACATGATAACCTCGCGGTTTGCAGATAAACCAGTCTCGCCGTAGAGAGATATCGGTCGCCCCATTTTGGTGAATCGTGCACGTAAACGCGAACGATTCTTTTGCACAAGTTCGTCGTTAGGCAAAAGTCGCAACTTTCTGAAGTTTAGATTATTAAAAATCAATAAGTTACTGTTTTTCTTTCGAGTGGTACAATCGTTGCAGTGATTTAGCTTTGGTGTTTCAATCGCTTCTTTCTGGCAGAATAAAGCTGTGAAAGGTTTGGCTCGTTTGGAACACGAAAGTCAGAAATGTACATTAACGATGACGTCGTTAACAGAGTGACCGGACAATAGCTAATGACGAACAACAACTCATTAAGTGCCCGTATTACGGAGCATTACTCTTCACTCAGTGAGGGGAATAGAAGGATTGCGGATTTCCTTCAGGTGAACCCCGAAAAAATACTGATGTTATCTACCAGTGAAATTGCTGAGGAATGCTTGGTATCCAAGACAAGTGTCAGCCGTTTTATTCGCAAACTTGGTTATAACGATCATGTCGCGTTGAGAAATGAGATGATGTCTGAGCGGGATAAAGGCAACCCGGTAATCACTGGTGAGCTGCAGGATACAGGCTTTTGCCAGGATGCAATTTCGCTAGAAAAGTTATGGATGCAGTTAGCGGAAGGAAACACTACGCACATTATCAGAAAGCTAGCGACTGCAAAGCGGATAAAAATTATTGGTTATCGTAATAGCTATCCATTAGCCATGCATTTTCGCCAACAACTAGCCCAATGTCGTCAGGGCGTCGAGCTGTTGCCTCTTCCGGGACAAACCATTGGTGAAGATTTAGCGTCGATAAACGAAGACGACTTTGTCATTTTGTTCGGTATTCGTCGTCGCGTTGCGAACTTTGAGCGAATTGTTGAGTTTCTTAAACCCTATGATTGTTTATTGATCACCGATCAATCGGGGCAGAAGTATGCGTCGACGGTAAACGAGGTTTTCGTTTGCTATATGAATAATGAACTACCACTAGACAGTTACGCGGTTCCGATGAGTCTTATTCACTACTTTGTAAATGAAACTTTTATATTGCTAAAAGAAGAGGCTTCAAACCTCAGTCAAACGATCAGCGCTAATTATCATCAGTTGAGCGAATTGGAATAAATGGCCCATTAGCCGTGTTATCCCAACTCAATCTTTCCTACTTAATAAATAGCTGTGGCTGCATTTAGTCACAGCTATTTTCATTCACCTTTGTTTCTCTTCACTACTCAATTACAAGAAAGATCACTAAGGAAGTGATGCGATCCCGTTTGCGTCGAAAAGTAGAATGGCTTTGCTACATAATGGTGGTTATTGCACCAAAAATGATCCCCACTTTTTGGTTA contains the following coding sequences:
- a CDS encoding beta-ketoacyl-ACP reductase, whose amino-acid sequence is MFENKVCLVTGAAQGIGRAIVERFANNGAQCVYALDVNAQTLQSAFSDNENVKPVVINICDRQAIQLLVENIRETHGRIDVLVNNAGVTRDALLEKMTEQDWDLVIDVNLKGVFNLTQAVAPIMMANNYGSIVTMSSVVGTDGNIGQSNYAATKGGVIAMTKGWAKEFARKGAQVRANCVAPGFIETPMTADLPTKVLELMKQKTPLGRMGTSEDITNGVEFLASDKSSFITGQVLKIDGGLVL
- a CDS encoding LysR family transcriptional regulator, translated to MVANLLSSRQPILDKIVFFCAVVRLGSFREAALQQGISPAAGSRWVKELEESLSVELIKRSTRQLVTTQAGQLLYDKFAPLLPDIASLCEEVQNLAEEQQGEIKLSSTPLFARQYLTKIVAEYMTLHPQVNFKIFIEAGEFDPLNVDFAFRASASYQGEPEKDSLLVKRRMLREPLYLCASKYYLEQHGTPENPQDLSQHRCLYARTLVGGNRWCFEYQGEVEIVTICDTLECDNSEMLLDLALEHAGIAYLPHSLVSDSIERGELVHILQDHHCASFDINMFYRPRSPMPERCSGFKEYLYRRVGELCDHS
- a CDS encoding MurR/RpiR family transcriptional regulator, with protein sequence MTNNNSLSARITEHYSSLSEGNRRIADFLQVNPEKILMLSTSEIAEECLVSKTSVSRFIRKLGYNDHVALRNEMMSERDKGNPVITGELQDTGFCQDAISLEKLWMQLAEGNTTHIIRKLATAKRIKIIGYRNSYPLAMHFRQQLAQCRQGVELLPLPGQTIGEDLASINEDDFVILFGIRRRVANFERIVEFLKPYDCLLITDQSGQKYASTVNEVFVCYMNNELPLDSYAVPMSLIHYFVNETFILLKEEASNLSQTISANYHQLSELE
- a CDS encoding CoA-transferase — protein: MVTKLTAEQAAEWIEDGDAVLLGGFIGSVVPEAIERAIGERFRDTQSPRDLTLLFAAGQGDGQGRAINHLAEQGLVKCAIGGHWGLVPKLQQLAVDNLIQGYNLPQGIISHLLRDTAAGKLGTVSKVGLGTFVDPRLEGGKINQATSDDWVELIELGGEEHLFYHKLPVTVSILRGTTADENGNITMEDECLIVESLAAAQAARNNGGKVIVQVKQIVPAGKLDPHAVKIPGIFVDAVVVCEDPTEHMQTFATMMNPEFVGIENVSDNVTKNSFSSTQSKLDAKTIIARRAAMELKPNSILNLGIGTPEYIAEVAKQADILDQFTLTVEPGAVGGMPQSGLDFGAARLPQAIIGQDQMFDFYDGGGVDQAFLGLAQSDVTGNINVSRFGSKIAGCGGFINITQNAKQVYFCGTFTAQGLAVEVDNQAVSIAQEGKQKKFIKRVEQITFSAAQALNKNKPVMYITERAVFQLSPSGLELIEIAPGVDLDKDILQRMEFTPVISPSLKVMPNAIFQPSFELTL